The genomic stretch CCTCCAAAGCTTTCCAGGCTTCCTGTAGAAATATCCTTTGCTGCGGGTCCATTAGCTCAGCTTCTCTTGGTGAAATATGAAAGAATAAAGGATCGAACTTATCTGCATCGGTTAACATACCCGATGTTTTAATATAGCTCTTATTGGGTACCTGGGAATCTGGATCATAAAAGCTGTCCAGTTTCCATCGGTCAATTTCTGTCACTGAATTTTTTCCACTGCATAGGTTATCCCAATACTCCGTCAAGGTAGCTGCCCCCGGAAACATACCGGACATGCCGACGATAGCAATATTCATGGAAGCCTCCTGGCTTGCGGTGTTATAAGTGGTATTTCTGCTTTCTTCCCAGTCTCCGTCTTCTTCCCTAATACAGTCTTTTTCCCTGATGCTGTTTTCTACCTTATCCGTACTATCATTACTATTGGTCTCCTCAGACTTACTTTTATAATCCAACAGTATCTGATCCTGATATTTTTTGAATATGAATTCTTTTAATTTCAATGTGGTGGGATAATTGAACAATGCCGTGGAATTAAGTTCGATTCCAAGCTTATCATTTATTTTATTTATGATCTGTCCGGATAATATGGAATCCACACCATACTCTTTATAAGGTGTATTGATATCCAATTCTTCTATGCCAATCTTTAACACCTCAGCCAGGCAGTCCAGAATGGAGGCTTCCACCAAATGCTCTACATTCCTGCTATCCATTTGTTGGTCGAGGAAGGAAGAGGTTTGAATTGCCGGTTTTATTATCGGGCTTTTTATAGCTTCTTTTTTTATAGCCTCTTTTTCTACAGGCAGCTTAACCACTCCGTCACTTTCAGAAATAATGACATTCTGGTGCAAATGGAAAGCTTCCTCCTCCGGCTGCCCAAATTGTTTTACATTTCGATAACCCTCTTCCAGTAAGAGCTTTCTCCACATATCATTATCCAGTAGAGGAGAACCATTCATACGGCTGCTCTCGTCTTCAAATAACCACCAGCCATCCAGCAATCCAAAGGTTAAGGTGGCAACTTCCTCTACTTTTGTATTTTCATTTAATATCAGCCACCCGCTCTTCTTTAGAAGGACTTTCGCATTTTTTACCGTTTGATTGATATTAATCGTTGCATGCAGAACATTGGTCGCAATAATCAGATCAAACTCTCCCGGTACATAACCCTGGGAGAGGATATCTTTTTCAACATTTAAGGTTCTGAATCTGACATAAGGATTCTCTGCTCCAAAGGATTCTTTACCGTATTTCAGAAAAGCCTCTGAGATATCGGTAAACTCATATTGAAGGTGTTCCCCATATTTCCTGATTCCGTTAAAAACAGTACGGCTTGTGCCTCCTGTTCCGGCACCGATTTCCAATATCTTTATTTTCTCATTTCCCCGAAGACGCTTCAAACGCTTCTCGATATATGTCTTCACTGCCCAGGTTATGACCTCATTCATATAATCCGATACTTCATTTCCGTTATAAATTCGTTCCACCAGTTTCATGGAGGAACCCGGAAAAATAATATCTGTGGCGGGATATTCCCCACTTAAGATTTCCCAGAAATGTCTGGAACAGGTCCATAACAACTCCAAATAGGGTATAACCATAGGATAAAGTTCAGACAAACTGACCTTTTCTTCCTCCATCCGCAGCAACTTGCTTTTCAGAACTTCATTTTCTATCCGTTGGGATACTCTAAAGGTATCAATTCCCGTCTGAACAATAACGCCATCCTTTACTAAAATGTTGAGCATACTATCAAACAGCCTGTTGTATTTCTCCATAAGATGGACTTCTTTTTTAAAAGCTGACAGACTGTAAAGCTGTTCCTTCTGTGCAAATATCCCTTTCTTTTGAAAGGCCTCCAACAAGATGAAAGCTGTAAATTTCCTTAGCTCCTGAAAGGATTCCTCTATTATTTGCAGCCTTTCCTTTCCTAACTCCGGCATATCCTCTTTCTTTAATAGTTCAGCACTAACAGAGTTATCCTCCTCTTTGTATGCAGATATCTTAAGTTTCAGGTCCACACCTATATTTTCAAGAACCTCTTCATTTGCTTTCAATGCAAGTATCTGAGCTCCCTGGGAGCTTAAGATTTTCTCGATTCCGTCTATGCCTTCCTTTGTCAGGATGGGATATATTCCATTGGCAGAAAGCCGTCTGCTGTATTCCCCCCCTGCAACGATACCAACTTCACCCCAGTACCCCCAATTGATTAACTTAACCGGATACTCCAAAATCTCCTTTTCGTACAAGGCAAAGGAATCGGTAAAGGCACACGCCGCCGCATAGTTGCTTTGTCCCTGGTTTCCAAAAAAGGTCTGCCCTGAGGAAAAATACATTAAAAAGTCCAGTTCCTCCTCTTTTACCACATTATGAAGAACTACACTTCCTTTTACTTTTGGTGCAAGAACCTGTTTCATTGTATCTTCTTCCATGTTACAAAGGGACTGATCCTGCAAAACCAGGGCAGAATGAATTACTCCGTTTATTTTACCGAATCTGTCCTTTGCTGTCCTGAGCACTTCTGTCATACTCTCCGGGTCAGTTATATCTCCACGGACATAAAGTGCCTTTCCCCCCAAGGCTTCTATTTGCTTTACTTTTCCTTCTATTTCCTGATTTATTTCCCGTCTGCCGGTAAGCACCAGCTTTCCCTGATATTTTCTTGCCAGATGCAAGGAAAGCTCCAGACCTATACCACCGGCTCCGCCAATAATGAGATATACTCCCTTTTCCTTAAAACCAGCAGTTTCAGAATGAGACAGATTCACCGGGTATATTCTGCGGATATATCTGACCTTGTCCCTGATAACTATTTCTGATTTGCTGATGGACAGGCTGTCATAGACTATTGACTGTAAAGCGGTTTTCTTTTCCGGGAATAAGCTACCTTCTCCGTTATAATCGATATCGAACCCGCTGACCTGCCAGTCAGGAAATTCTTTCTCTGCTGATTTCATCAAACCAAATGCACCGGCTGCATAAGGAAAACAGTTATCTTCCGGTGATATTTTATGTACATTATTCGTAATCAGTTTAAAGGTAATATTGTGGGATCCATAACCACAATTTACCATAGCCTTGATAAGCCGGTACAAGGACATTACACTTTGCTCCTGTACAAGATCTAAATAATCCAAAGCCTGGGTATCGATACCTCCAGCTATCATTCCGCCAAAATAGAGAAAGGTATCTATTTCCTTAACTTCTGTCAATAATTTCTCAAAGGAAGCCAGAGAACTATAATCTAACCTGTACTCTTTTTGCGAAATTCTTTCCTCCCAGGTATCCAGTTTTGCTTTTATTACTTCCTGCTCTTCATACAGTTTTTCCATTTCCTTACACACAGCCTCAGATGCCTCATTTATGATGAGAAGAACTTTCTTGGGCTTAATGGTTCTGCCGGTATTTTGTTCCGATGCTTTCATGCGTTCCCACCTGGGACTATAAAAAAAGTTATCCGCTTCTGCCTCTGCTTCGGCGTATTCCTTTTTGTCTTGCTTCTTTTCATGAACTACTACCGCTTTCGCCAGGGAATACTCACCCCTTGCAAAGGGATAGGTGGGAATGGAAATAAGCTGCGGTAAACTATCCTCTATATATAACCAGTGCCAGTAAATGGCTACGCCTGCTACCCATAGCTCGGCAAGCTTATCAAACTCTCTGTTCTTCATTAACGCTTTTACAAATTCTTCACTTGCTGCTCCTTCAAAAACCTCCCTGAAGGGAAGGGCTTTGGTATTCCCCTGGTAAAGATTTGGTATATATTCTTCCCCGTTGCTATAGTCCTGCAATTTCTTCTTTACTTCTTCAAGGTCAGCTGCTACGATTGCAATTCTTTCCTGCATAGCCTCACGTCCAACCTGAAGGGTATATGCCATATTCTGAAACAGACTGTCCTTATCCCCGTCCGCCTGGTCATTGCAGCCGGCGATATAACTCTGGTGTTTCAAGACATATTCCTTTAATCTTTTCTCATCTCTGGCTGAGAAAACATATATTTGCCGGGATGGCTTTCCGGTACTTTTAGCAAGGGTTGGTTTTATGTACTCTTCTATAACGATATGCGCATTGGAACCACCTGCACCAAAAGAAGAGATTCCGGCCATCAGAGGGAATTCTTTTATCTCACCGTTCAGGCTTAAAGTACAGCGTGTCCAGGGCTCCAAATCCTGCTGCACCTTAAAAGGGCTGCTGTTAAAATCAATACCCGGATTTAATCGCTTCGAATGAAGAGAAGGGACCAGATACCCATATTTCATCTGTAACAGGATTTTTGTAATTCCTGCAATCCCCGCCGCACTTTCACAATGACCGATATTGGATTTTACCGACCCGATTCTGCAGAACTGCCTGTCCTTTGTATATTCGCTGAATACCTTATTTAAGCCACTGATTTCTATGGGATCACCGAGAGCTGTGCCGGTACCATGAGCTTCTATATAACCCATTGCTCTGGGATTGATATTGGCCTTTTTATAAGCCCTGCGTATAACCTCTGCCTGGGCATTGGGATTGGGTACAGTATAGCCATTGGTTTTCCCGCCATGATTGATAGCAGTGCTTTTAATAATTCCATAGATATGATCCCCCTCAGCTACCGCCTTGTCGAAGGGTTTCAGCAAAAGAGCTCCTACTCCTTCCCCCGGAACATAACCGTCTCCACCTTCTCCAAAGCTCTCACAAAGACCCTTGCTGGAAAGGAAATTATTTTGTCCTAGCAGTACATATTTATTGGGATGAAGCGTTACATTGACACCTCCGGCAACGGCCATTTCACAGTCACCTTTTTGAAGACTCTGGCAAGCCAGATGTATAGCTGTTAAGGAAGAAGAGCATAAGGTATCAACAGCCATGCTGGGCCCGTGAAAATTAAAATAATAGGATACTCTGTTTGCAATAGAAGACAGACTTCCGTTCAAAGCAATCATATTCCCCTGTTCCTGTTCCCTGGCACCATAAAACTGGTATTCCTCAAACAAAGCCCCTACAAAAACACCTATATTCCCCTCCATCCCATTTTCTCTGTAACGACTGCAGGTTTCCTTTGTATAACCTGCATCCTCCAGCGTTTCGTGGACACAGGTAAGGAAGAGTCTCTCCTGTGGGTCAATTATCTCAGCTTCATGGGGAGAGATATTAAAGAACAAGGGATCGAACTGATAAACACCCTCTAAAAATCCACCCCACTTGGAATTTACCTTTCCCTCTTTCTGTTTATCCGGGGCATAATATGCCGTGTAATCCCAACGCTCCTCCGGAATTTCTGTAACGCAGTTCCTGCCTGCCTTCAGGTTTTCCCAATATTCGTTCAGATCTTCTGCCTGAGGGTATTTGCCCCCCAGACCTATGATGGCAATTTCCCCGTTATTATTTTTTTCTTCCTGTAGTTCCTTTTCTTCCTGCTTAAAAGAAGCATAACGGCTCTTTTGCTTCCTATCAAACCCTGGAGTTAGGAACGGTATATATTCTTCTTCGTAAGCAAACGCTTTACCCAGGTCTTTGCTTCTATTTCTATCCTTGTTTCTTTTCATATCATCCTGAATTATGTCTCTTTCAAGATTCTGTACCCGTTCTTTGGCTGGTTCTTGCTTCCGTTCATATTGTGGTTCTTGCTTCACTTCCTGGTTTGGTTCTTGCTTTGGTTCATTCTTTGGTTCTTGACTCCGTTCTTTATATAAGACTTTATTGAAATGCGTATCCAAATCCATCGTATTGTCCCGGTTTTCAAGTCCTGGTTCTTCATTATGGGCCGAACTTAAAATCTCCTGCAGTTTCTGATAATGTTCTGCCATGAAATACTCCGTAAGCTCCTCAATGGTCCTGTATTCAAAAAACAGAGTCTTTGGAAGTACGCCAAAGGCCTCCTCCAGCTTATCGGTCATCTGCATAATCATAACCGAATCTATACCATACTCCTCCATAGGCACATCGTCCTCAATTTTATGCTTTGGGACCTTTAATTCTTCTGATAACAGCTCTTTAAAATATATGGTAACCCTTTCTTGGGAAACAACTGCCCCAGCAGGACTGTCTTTTTTCTGGATACCTAA from Anaerocolumna sp. AGMB13020 encodes the following:
- a CDS encoding SDR family NAD(P)-dependent oxidoreductase, whose amino-acid sequence is MKENIKERAMPYFKELLSAELKVPVHKIEEDVPMEEYGIDSVMVMQMTDKLEETFGNLPKTLFFEYQTIGELTEYFMSEHQQKLRDILGIQKKDSPAGAVVSQERVTIYFKELLSEELKVPKHKIEDDVPMEEYGIDSVMIMQMTDKLEEAFGVLPKTLFFEYRTIEELTEYFMAEHYQKLQEILSSAHNEEPGLENRDNTMDLDTHFNKVLYKERSQEPKNEPKQEPNQEVKQEPQYERKQEPAKERVQNLERDIIQDDMKRNKDRNRSKDLGKAFAYEEEYIPFLTPGFDRKQKSRYASFKQEEKELQEEKNNNGEIAIIGLGGKYPQAEDLNEYWENLKAGRNCVTEIPEERWDYTAYYAPDKQKEGKVNSKWGGFLEGVYQFDPLFFNISPHEAEIIDPQERLFLTCVHETLEDAGYTKETCSRYRENGMEGNIGVFVGALFEEYQFYGAREQEQGNMIALNGSLSSIANRVSYYFNFHGPSMAVDTLCSSSLTAIHLACQSLQKGDCEMAVAGGVNVTLHPNKYVLLGQNNFLSSKGLCESFGEGGDGYVPGEGVGALLLKPFDKAVAEGDHIYGIIKSTAINHGGKTNGYTVPNPNAQAEVIRRAYKKANINPRAMGYIEAHGTGTALGDPIEISGLNKVFSEYTKDRQFCRIGSVKSNIGHCESAAGIAGITKILLQMKYGYLVPSLHSKRLNPGIDFNSSPFKVQQDLEPWTRCTLSLNGEIKEFPLMAGISSFGAGGSNAHIVIEEYIKPTLAKSTGKPSRQIYVFSARDEKRLKEYVLKHQSYIAGCNDQADGDKDSLFQNMAYTLQVGREAMQERIAIVAADLEEVKKKLQDYSNGEEYIPNLYQGNTKALPFREVFEGAASEEFVKALMKNREFDKLAELWVAGVAIYWHWLYIEDSLPQLISIPTYPFARGEYSLAKAVVVHEKKQDKKEYAEAEAEADNFFYSPRWERMKASEQNTGRTIKPKKVLLIINEASEAVCKEMEKLYEEQEVIKAKLDTWEERISQKEYRLDYSSLASFEKLLTEVKEIDTFLYFGGMIAGGIDTQALDYLDLVQEQSVMSLYRLIKAMVNCGYGSHNITFKLITNNVHKISPEDNCFPYAAGAFGLMKSAEKEFPDWQVSGFDIDYNGEGSLFPEKKTALQSIVYDSLSISKSEIVIRDKVRYIRRIYPVNLSHSETAGFKEKGVYLIIGGAGGIGLELSLHLARKYQGKLVLTGRREINQEIEGKVKQIEALGGKALYVRGDITDPESMTEVLRTAKDRFGKINGVIHSALVLQDQSLCNMEEDTMKQVLAPKVKGSVVLHNVVKEEELDFLMYFSSGQTFFGNQGQSNYAAACAFTDSFALYEKEILEYPVKLINWGYWGEVGIVAGGEYSRRLSANGIYPILTKEGIDGIEKILSSQGAQILALKANEEVLENIGVDLKLKISAYKEEDNSVSAELLKKEDMPELGKERLQIIEESFQELRKFTAFILLEAFQKKGIFAQKEQLYSLSAFKKEVHLMEKYNRLFDSMLNILVKDGVIVQTGIDTFRVSQRIENEVLKSKLLRMEEEKVSLSELYPMVIPYLELLWTCSRHFWEILSGEYPATDIIFPGSSMKLVERIYNGNEVSDYMNEVITWAVKTYIEKRLKRLRGNEKIKILEIGAGTGGTSRTVFNGIRKYGEHLQYEFTDISEAFLKYGKESFGAENPYVRFRTLNVEKDILSQGYVPGEFDLIIATNVLHATININQTVKNAKVLLKKSGWLILNENTKVEEVATLTFGLLDGWWLFEDESSRMNGSPLLDNDMWRKLLLEEGYRNVKQFGQPEEEAFHLHQNVIISESDGVVKLPVEKEAIKKEAIKSPIIKPAIQTSSFLDQQMDSRNVEHLVEASILDCLAEVLKIGIEELDINTPYKEYGVDSILSGQIINKINDKLGIELNSTALFNYPTTLKLKEFIFKKYQDQILLDYKSKSEETNSNDSTDKVENSIREKDCIREEDGDWEESRNTTYNTASQEASMNIAIVGMSGMFPGAATLTEYWDNLCSGKNSVTEIDRWKLDSFYDPDSQVPNKSYIKTSGMLTDADKFDPLFFHISPREAELMDPQQRIFLQEAWKALEDAGFSDEYLNERKCGVYVGCNESYYMQLIEESGIEKSNYVFTGNTLPILSARISYLLNLRGPSLVVTTACSSSLVALHQACASIITGDSEIAIAGGVNVFPTPYFHTIASSTGMLSYNDKCRPFDNKADGFIPAEGVGAVVLKKLDKAIKDGDHIYSVILGTGINQDGKSNGITAPSAPSQAALEYEVYTKYKIDPENISYIEAHGTGTKLGDPIEIEALSEAFRKFTEKKQFCAIGAVKANIGHALEASGMASLMKVLLCMKYKKLVPSINYETANEFISFKDSPVYVNTELIPWTSPEGIPRTAAISAFGISGTNSHMVMKEYVEEPAGKTAALPYYLVAVSAKTKTALQLKLADMAHWLSADNNAHSLGDIAYTLLTGRSHFSYRAAFVVKSIAELVQELELARNQSPDSKMLSGDYISTNFRPEPGEQKSGDDLAEELRVSVSGEVEYEEKLSRLGELYVRGYSLAWRALYASEDYKKVSLPTYPFAKERYWIESKAAVLAVNDDISRKLHPLLGKNTSTLNEQKYTTKFNGEENFIKDHEINGNKIMPGAAYIEMVRASGELAAELPVKSIKNIIWGTPVVITDNKEVNLGLRIEDGQVAFEIYTKEGRERLTHAQGVLDFEENTSEDILFNHKLDLEVIQKRCDRVLPGDVCYASFRTRSLNYGQSFQVIQELYSNSEEALAYLKLPAPLTAGFYMYGIHPSILDGALQTAIGLADYLEVDSKAAFVPFFIQEVQLFHPLEPECYAHVIKVNESITNNSFTFHLSITDKKGEILAVIEGYNIRQLRKETEKDNTLKLLEQLENGTLTPWEVEKLMEEANE